One Mycobacterium sp. SMC-4 DNA window includes the following coding sequences:
- a CDS encoding malate dehydrogenase, with the protein MPSTTALRGTLTAPVTVTVTGAAGQIGYAALFRIAAGAMLGHDTPVKLRLLELPHAVRAAEGVVMELDDGAFPLLTGTDIYDDPAAAFDGVDVALLIGAKPRTKGMERADLLGANAEIFAAAGEALNAGAAAGVRVLVVGNPANTNAMVTAAHAPDIAAERFTALTRLDHNRAVSAMARHAGVPVTEIRRMTIWGNHSPTQYPDIFHSVVGGRSGADYAADTRWLSEDFIPTVARRGTAIIEARGASSAASAANGAIDHVDDWVHGTPPGDWTSVALPSPGVYGVDEGLVCSFPCRAVDGQWEIVDGLDINPFSRSRIDASVAELRAERAAVAALGLL; encoded by the coding sequence ATGCCGTCCACCACCGCGCTCCGCGGCACTCTCACGGCGCCGGTCACCGTCACCGTCACCGGTGCGGCCGGCCAGATCGGTTATGCCGCCCTGTTCCGGATCGCCGCCGGTGCGATGCTCGGCCACGACACCCCGGTGAAGCTCCGGCTGCTGGAGCTGCCGCATGCGGTCCGCGCTGCCGAGGGCGTGGTGATGGAACTCGACGACGGAGCGTTCCCGCTGCTGACCGGCACCGACATCTACGACGATCCGGCCGCCGCGTTCGACGGCGTCGATGTCGCACTGCTGATCGGCGCCAAACCCCGCACCAAGGGCATGGAACGGGCCGACCTGCTCGGCGCCAACGCCGAGATCTTCGCCGCGGCCGGCGAGGCCCTCAACGCCGGTGCCGCTGCAGGTGTGCGCGTTCTGGTCGTCGGCAACCCGGCCAACACCAACGCGATGGTGACCGCGGCGCACGCGCCCGACATCGCCGCCGAACGGTTCACCGCACTGACCCGCCTGGACCACAACCGGGCCGTCTCGGCGATGGCCCGGCACGCGGGGGTACCAGTTACCGAGATCCGCCGAATGACGATCTGGGGCAACCACTCCCCCACCCAGTACCCCGATATCTTCCATTCCGTGGTGGGCGGTCGCTCCGGAGCGGACTACGCAGCCGACACCCGATGGCTGAGCGAGGATTTCATCCCCACCGTCGCGCGTCGAGGCACCGCGATCATCGAGGCCCGCGGCGCCAGCTCGGCCGCCTCGGCGGCCAACGGCGCGATCGACCATGTCGACGATTGGGTGCACGGCACGCCACCGGGAGACTGGACGTCGGTCGCGCTGCCCTCCCCTGGTGTATACGGCGTCGACGAAGGCCTGGTGTGCTCGTTCCCCTGCCGTGCGGTCGACGGGCAATGGGAGATCGTCGACGGACTGGACATCAATCCGTTCTCCCGCAGCAGGATCGACGCCAGTGTCGCCGAACTGCGCGCTGAGCGCGCGGCCGTCGCCGCGCTCGGGCTGCTTTAG
- a CDS encoding endonuclease, translated as MVTSTHRETTRRLLEHAGTTFAAAAGIRLRDKPMPLFQLLILCMLASKPIDATTAARAARELFGAGLRTPAKVGQADRSEVIEAFGRARYVRYDESSATRAVDIATRVTDEYAGDLRRLAVAAERDVLKTRQLLQQFTGIGDTGADIFLREVQDTWTWVRPYFDERATAAAVDIGLPDDPRALAALAPQRAANLGAALVRVSLDDEVRRSVRQPQ; from the coding sequence ATGGTCACATCGACGCACCGGGAGACCACCCGCCGGCTGCTCGAACACGCCGGGACCACCTTCGCCGCCGCAGCCGGAATCCGGCTGCGCGACAAACCCATGCCGCTGTTCCAGCTGCTGATTCTGTGCATGCTGGCCAGCAAGCCGATCGATGCCACCACCGCGGCACGGGCCGCCCGCGAGCTGTTCGGCGCGGGCCTGCGCACCCCGGCCAAGGTGGGTCAGGCAGACCGGTCCGAGGTGATCGAGGCATTCGGTCGTGCCCGCTACGTCCGCTACGACGAGAGCTCCGCCACCCGAGCCGTCGACATCGCCACCAGGGTCACCGATGAATACGCCGGGGATCTGCGCCGACTGGCTGTGGCCGCCGAACGCGACGTCCTGAAGACCAGGCAGCTGCTCCAGCAGTTCACCGGTATCGGAGACACCGGGGCCGACATCTTCCTGCGCGAGGTGCAGGACACCTGGACCTGGGTGCGTCCGTATTTCGATGAGCGTGCCACCGCTGCGGCCGTTGACATCGGATTGCCCGACGACCCGAGGGCACTGGCCGCGCTGGCGCCGCAACGGGCCGCCAACCTGGGGGCCGCATTGGTGCGGGTCTCGCTGGACGACGAAGTTCGGCGCAGCGTGCGGCAACCACAGTGA
- the lon gene encoding endopeptidase La, which produces MPEALHVPMLFVSEPIVLPGMVVPIELDDAARAAVDAAQAGDNGKLLIAPRLDDRYPTHGVLASIVQVGRVPGGGAAAVVRGEKRAHIGSGTTGPGTALWVLVEEVADPVITDQTTTLAADYKKLLLAMLQRREAWQIVDVVNKITDPSALADTAGYASYLSDVQKRELLETEDVDRRLRSLIDWTGEHLAEVEVNDKIAEDVRAGMDKQQKEFLLRQQLAAIRKELGEDDPEGSEDYRARVEAADLPDHVRTAALREVAKLERASEQSPEGGWIRTWLDTVLGLPWTMRTEDSTDLAAAHAVLDADHHGLDDVKDRIVEYLAVRARRAQRGMAVVGGRGSGAVMVLAGPPGVGKTSLGESVARALGRRFVRVALGGVRDEAEIRGHRRTYVGALPGRIVRAIGEAGSMNPVVLLDEIDKVGSDYRGDPAAALLEVLDPAQNHTFRDHYLDLDLDLSDVVFLATANVIENIPSALLDRMELVEIDGYTADDKLAIARDFLLPRQRDKAALREDDVTVTEAALRKVAADYTREPGVRQFERLLAKVMRKVATKLAVETGPVVVDEPDLVSLLGRPRFTPESAERTAVPGVATGLAVTGLGGDVLYIEAGSTGSTPPGEGSLQLTGQLGDVMKESAQIALSYVRSHAEQLGVDPEALDRRIHVHVPAGAVPKDGPSAGVTMVTALVSMATGRNVRSDVGMTGEVTLNGRVLPIGGVKQKLLAAQRAGLSTVFIPARNEADLDEVPAEVLGTLDVRPMTDVAEIVAQALEPVGAAAPAATAA; this is translated from the coding sequence ATGCCTGAAGCTCTGCATGTGCCCATGCTGTTCGTCAGCGAACCGATCGTGCTGCCCGGCATGGTGGTGCCGATCGAGCTCGATGATGCGGCGCGCGCCGCGGTGGACGCCGCACAGGCCGGTGACAACGGCAAGCTGCTGATCGCTCCACGCCTGGATGACCGCTACCCCACCCACGGCGTGCTCGCCAGCATCGTCCAGGTGGGGCGGGTCCCCGGTGGCGGCGCCGCCGCGGTGGTGCGTGGCGAGAAGCGTGCCCACATCGGCTCCGGGACCACCGGCCCGGGGACCGCGTTGTGGGTGCTCGTCGAGGAGGTTGCCGACCCGGTGATCACCGACCAGACAACGACTCTGGCCGCCGACTACAAGAAGCTGCTGTTGGCGATGCTGCAGCGGCGTGAGGCCTGGCAGATCGTCGACGTCGTCAACAAGATCACCGACCCCTCGGCGCTGGCCGACACCGCCGGCTATGCGTCTTATCTGAGTGACGTGCAGAAGCGTGAGCTGCTCGAAACCGAGGATGTGGATCGTCGGCTCCGGTCGCTGATCGACTGGACCGGTGAGCACCTCGCCGAGGTTGAGGTCAATGACAAGATCGCCGAGGATGTCCGCGCCGGAATGGACAAGCAGCAGAAGGAATTCCTGCTGCGCCAGCAACTCGCCGCGATCCGCAAGGAACTCGGTGAGGACGATCCGGAAGGCTCCGAGGACTACCGGGCTCGGGTCGAGGCCGCCGATCTACCTGACCACGTGCGCACGGCGGCGCTGCGTGAGGTCGCCAAGTTGGAGCGCGCCAGCGAGCAGAGTCCGGAGGGCGGCTGGATCCGCACCTGGCTGGACACGGTGCTGGGGCTGCCGTGGACCATGCGCACCGAGGATTCGACCGACTTGGCAGCCGCACATGCTGTCCTCGACGCCGATCACCACGGGCTCGACGACGTCAAAGACCGCATCGTCGAATATCTGGCCGTGCGGGCTCGTCGCGCCCAGCGCGGGATGGCCGTCGTCGGCGGCCGCGGCTCCGGTGCGGTGATGGTGCTGGCCGGTCCGCCCGGGGTCGGCAAGACGTCGCTGGGTGAGTCTGTGGCCCGGGCGCTGGGCCGTCGATTCGTGCGCGTCGCGCTCGGTGGTGTGCGCGACGAGGCCGAGATCCGCGGGCATCGCCGCACATACGTCGGTGCCCTGCCGGGCCGCATCGTGCGGGCCATCGGCGAGGCGGGGTCGATGAACCCTGTCGTGTTGCTCGACGAGATCGACAAGGTCGGTTCCGACTACCGGGGCGACCCGGCGGCGGCGTTGCTGGAGGTACTCGACCCGGCACAGAACCACACGTTCCGCGACCACTACCTCGATCTGGACCTCGACCTTTCCGACGTGGTGTTCCTGGCCACGGCCAACGTGATCGAGAACATCCCGTCGGCCCTGCTGGATCGCATGGAGTTGGTGGAGATCGACGGCTACACCGCAGACGACAAGCTCGCGATCGCACGGGACTTCCTGCTGCCTCGCCAGCGGGACAAGGCCGCGCTGCGCGAAGACGACGTCACGGTGACCGAGGCCGCGCTGCGCAAGGTCGCTGCTGACTACACCCGTGAACCCGGGGTGCGGCAGTTTGAGCGGCTCCTGGCCAAGGTGATGCGGAAGGTGGCCACCAAGCTGGCCGTCGAAACCGGACCCGTGGTCGTCGACGAGCCCGACCTGGTGAGCTTGCTGGGACGTCCGCGGTTCACCCCGGAATCGGCCGAACGCACGGCGGTGCCCGGGGTCGCGACCGGACTGGCGGTCACAGGACTCGGGGGCGACGTGCTCTACATCGAGGCCGGAAGCACCGGATCTACTCCGCCCGGTGAGGGATCCTTGCAGCTGACCGGCCAACTCGGCGATGTCATGAAGGAGTCCGCGCAGATCGCGCTGTCCTATGTGCGTTCGCACGCCGAGCAGCTGGGTGTCGACCCCGAAGCGCTCGATCGCCGCATCCACGTGCACGTCCCGGCCGGTGCGGTGCCCAAGGACGGTCCTTCGGCGGGTGTGACGATGGTGACGGCTCTGGTGTCGATGGCCACCGGACGCAACGTGCGCTCCGATGTCGGCATGACCGGCGAGGTCACCCTCAACGGGCGGGTCCTACCGATCGGCGGAGTCAAGCAGAAGCTGTTGGCCGCCCAACGTGCCGGCTTGTCAACGGTATTCATCCCGGCCCGCAACGAAGCCGACCTCGATGAGGTGCCTGCCGAAGTGTTGGGCACGCTTGACGTCCGGCCGATGACCGACGTGGCCGAGATCGTCGCACAGGCCCTGGAGCCGGTGGGTGCCGCAGCGCCGGCCGCGACGGCGGCGTAG
- a CDS encoding GolD/DthD family dehydrogenase, with translation MTSSTEPVVDLNFPLDDKVAVVTGGGSGIGAAIVAAFAAKGARVAVVDLDADAASAQAAEAGPGSRGFACDVADPTSVAATVDAVAEAFGRIDILVNSAGVVMLAPAEDLELGAWDKTIDINLKGTFVVCQAVGRHMLAAGRGTIVNMASQAATVALDQHVAYCASKFGVVGVTKVLAAEWGPRGVRVNTISPTVVLTQLGRKAWDGPRGDALKTSIPVGRFAYPAEIAAAAVYLASDAAAMITGADLLVDGGYTIR, from the coding sequence ATGACATCGAGCACGGAACCGGTGGTGGACCTGAACTTTCCCCTCGACGACAAGGTTGCGGTCGTCACCGGTGGCGGATCGGGTATCGGCGCCGCGATCGTCGCGGCGTTCGCGGCCAAGGGCGCCCGGGTCGCTGTCGTCGACCTCGATGCGGACGCCGCCTCGGCGCAGGCCGCCGAGGCCGGGCCCGGCAGTCGCGGGTTCGCTTGCGACGTCGCAGATCCCACATCTGTGGCAGCGACGGTGGACGCCGTGGCCGAGGCCTTCGGCCGGATCGACATCCTGGTCAACAGTGCTGGTGTCGTGATGCTCGCGCCGGCCGAGGATCTGGAGCTCGGCGCCTGGGACAAGACCATCGACATCAATCTCAAGGGCACTTTCGTGGTATGTCAGGCGGTCGGCAGGCACATGCTGGCAGCAGGCCGCGGCACGATCGTCAATATGGCCTCGCAGGCTGCCACAGTCGCCCTCGACCAGCACGTCGCCTACTGCGCCTCGAAGTTCGGTGTGGTCGGGGTCACCAAGGTGCTGGCCGCCGAGTGGGGTCCGCGCGGCGTGCGTGTCAACACGATCTCACCGACAGTGGTGCTGACCCAACTCGGGCGCAAAGCCTGGGACGGGCCCCGCGGCGACGCACTGAAAACGTCGATCCCGGTGGGTAGGTTCGCCTATCCTGCCGAGATTGCCGCGGCTGCTGTGTATCTCGCCTCCGATGCGGCAGCGATGATCACCGGCGCCGATCTGCTCGTCGACGGCGGTTACACCATCAGGTGA
- a CDS encoding sugar-binding transcriptional regulator produces MGPDELFQRAVIARRYYLEGRTRVEIAEEFGLSRFKVARMLEEALETGMVEITIHDPGSIDMELSTALQRRYSLRHAYAVAAESKKPADKVEAVAKAMADLVQSILRDDDVIGVDSGRTMTHIAPYLTALPPCDVVQLTGLAGPITSNGADLTRRISEITGGTSWPLYAPLVVSDARTAQSLASSQQIQETCAQHANVTCALVSVGAWGPDASQVYPSLTLKEANGFQAAGVCAETCALLLDADGQRVGGLDERRMGIREDTLRAIPTVIALSTGPAKIDATRAVLKSGLISGLVTDSEVAAAMLG; encoded by the coding sequence ATGGGGCCGGATGAGTTGTTCCAGCGCGCAGTGATCGCCCGGCGCTACTACCTCGAAGGCCGCACCCGCGTCGAGATCGCCGAGGAATTCGGCCTGTCCCGCTTCAAGGTGGCCCGGATGCTGGAAGAGGCGCTCGAAACCGGGATGGTCGAGATCACCATCCACGATCCGGGGTCGATCGACATGGAGTTGTCGACCGCGCTGCAACGCAGATACTCGCTGCGGCACGCTTACGCAGTAGCCGCGGAGTCCAAGAAGCCGGCCGACAAGGTGGAGGCTGTCGCCAAAGCGATGGCCGACCTGGTGCAGTCGATTCTGCGCGACGACGATGTCATCGGGGTGGACTCCGGCCGGACGATGACCCACATCGCGCCCTACCTGACGGCGCTGCCCCCGTGCGATGTGGTGCAACTGACGGGCCTGGCCGGGCCCATCACCTCCAACGGCGCGGACCTGACCCGGCGTATCAGCGAGATCACCGGCGGGACATCCTGGCCGCTCTACGCCCCCCTGGTGGTCTCCGATGCCCGTACCGCCCAGAGTCTGGCCAGCAGCCAGCAGATCCAGGAAACCTGCGCCCAGCACGCCAATGTGACATGCGCCCTCGTCTCCGTCGGCGCCTGGGGGCCGGACGCCTCCCAGGTCTACCCTTCGCTGACCTTGAAAGAGGCCAACGGTTTTCAGGCTGCCGGCGTCTGCGCCGAGACGTGCGCTCTACTGCTGGACGCCGACGGCCAACGGGTCGGTGGGCTCGACGAACGTCGAATGGGCATCCGCGAGGACACACTTCGAGCGATCCCCACGGTCATCGCTCTCAGCACCGGCCCGGCCAAGATCGATGCGACCAGGGCGGTGCTGAAATCGGGCCTGATATCGGGGCTGGTCACCGACAGCGAGGTGGCCGCCGCGATGCTCGGCTGA
- a CDS encoding NAD(P)-dependent alcohol dehydrogenase, whose protein sequence is MTAAVESTPATMRASVMTGVRTLHIEDRPVPTPGEHQVLVEVAAVGVCGSDVHYYLHGRIGDFVVHEPMVLGHELSGRIAAVGAGVDPGRTGQRVAVEPQHPCRRCAQCKAGRYNLCPHMRFYATPPVDGAFCRYVLIDDDMAHPVPDAISDEAAALLEPLSVAIATMRKAQVVPGTSILIAGAGPIGVICAQTARAFGASRIVVTDLVAERRDNALQFGATEALDPTVVDIAGIEPVDAFIDATGVPAAVVSGIKAVGPAGRVVLVGMGADEYPLPVSHIANHEITVTGVFRYTGTWPAAIHLVASGAVDLDGMVTGRYDLEHVGQALDSDSDPASLKSIVVPR, encoded by the coding sequence ATGACCGCCGCGGTCGAGTCCACACCGGCCACCATGCGCGCCAGCGTCATGACGGGTGTGCGGACCCTGCACATCGAAGACCGCCCGGTGCCCACGCCGGGTGAGCATCAAGTCCTCGTCGAGGTCGCGGCCGTCGGCGTGTGCGGCTCCGACGTGCACTACTACCTGCACGGTCGCATCGGCGACTTCGTCGTGCACGAGCCGATGGTGCTCGGCCACGAGCTGTCCGGCCGCATCGCCGCCGTCGGGGCCGGCGTCGACCCGGGACGCACCGGGCAGCGTGTCGCCGTGGAGCCGCAGCACCCGTGCCGGCGTTGTGCGCAGTGCAAGGCCGGCCGGTACAACCTGTGCCCCCACATGAGGTTCTACGCGACCCCGCCCGTGGACGGCGCGTTCTGCCGGTACGTGCTGATCGACGACGACATGGCCCACCCGGTCCCTGATGCGATCTCCGACGAGGCGGCGGCGCTACTCGAACCGCTCTCGGTGGCGATTGCGACCATGCGCAAGGCGCAGGTTGTACCCGGAACGTCAATTCTCATCGCGGGCGCGGGTCCCATCGGCGTGATCTGCGCGCAGACCGCCCGGGCCTTCGGCGCCTCGCGCATCGTCGTCACCGACCTCGTTGCCGAACGTCGGGACAATGCCCTGCAATTCGGCGCGACGGAGGCGCTCGACCCCACCGTCGTGGACATCGCCGGGATCGAGCCCGTCGACGCATTCATCGACGCCACCGGGGTACCTGCCGCGGTCGTCAGCGGGATCAAAGCGGTAGGGCCGGCCGGTCGCGTGGTGCTCGTCGGCATGGGCGCCGACGAATACCCCCTGCCGGTAAGCCACATCGCCAACCACGAGATCACGGTGACCGGGGTGTTCCGCTACACCGGCACCTGGCCGGCCGCCATCCACCTGGTGGCTTCGGGTGCCGTCGACCTCGACGGTATGGTGACCGGTCGCTACGACCTCGAGCACGTCGGGCAGGCCCTCGACAGCGACTCCGATCCGGCCAGTCTGAAGTCGATCGTGGTGCCCAGGTGA
- a CDS encoding sugar ABC transporter ATP-binding protein translates to MNAATAPTSGTATRSLLRCSDIHKSFGGVPVLRGVALELQPGTVTALAGENGAGKSTLMKIISGQYTADHGVVEVGETTLTPGNTKDAVRHGVAIVPQELASIEDMTVYENLFVGREIKVGPFLNRRAMIDEARDALGVFGIEINPSARMGSLPVGLRQIVEIVKAARTGARVVMLDEPTSAISEREVDGLYTVVRRLREHGVAMVYTTHKMAEIRAIADRVVVLRDGGLILDKGIDDVTDDEIVTAMIGRELDALFPERPTPGTEPALQVRDLHVQGATGPVSFTVNAGEIVGLAGLVGAGRTELLEAIFGARTSTAGTITVRGRTVKRNHPAAAISAGMAIVPEDRKLSGAVLSMSVLDNGTLPRLSSFSLAGWLRGKSRSKAVSDVMSSVRLRSRGLAQEVGTLSGGNQQKVVLARWLTGDVAVLLLDEPTRGVDVGARSEIYRIVTEFAAQGMAVLMASSDMPEVVGLSHRAFVMRGGTLVGELDRDALDHPEVQESVFRLATALDGGSEPMTQQEAP, encoded by the coding sequence GTGAACGCCGCAACTGCGCCGACGTCGGGCACCGCAACACGCTCGCTGTTGCGCTGCAGCGATATCCACAAGAGCTTCGGTGGAGTGCCGGTGCTTAGGGGTGTCGCGCTGGAACTGCAACCCGGAACCGTCACCGCGCTGGCGGGTGAGAACGGGGCGGGCAAGTCGACGCTGATGAAGATCATCAGCGGGCAGTACACCGCCGACCACGGTGTGGTGGAGGTCGGCGAAACCACCCTGACGCCAGGCAACACCAAGGACGCCGTCCGCCACGGCGTGGCCATCGTGCCGCAGGAATTGGCCTCGATCGAGGACATGACGGTTTACGAAAACCTGTTCGTCGGAAGGGAAATCAAGGTCGGGCCGTTTCTGAACCGGCGCGCGATGATCGACGAGGCACGCGACGCACTGGGAGTCTTCGGCATCGAGATCAACCCGTCCGCCCGGATGGGCAGCCTGCCGGTCGGGTTGCGCCAGATCGTCGAGATCGTCAAAGCCGCCCGCACCGGCGCACGGGTCGTCATGCTCGACGAGCCCACATCCGCGATCTCCGAGCGCGAGGTGGATGGGCTCTACACGGTGGTGCGCAGGCTGCGCGAGCACGGTGTCGCGATGGTCTACACCACCCACAAGATGGCCGAGATCCGCGCCATCGCCGACCGGGTCGTGGTGCTGCGCGACGGCGGGTTGATCCTGGACAAGGGCATCGACGACGTCACCGACGACGAGATCGTCACAGCGATGATCGGCCGCGAACTCGATGCACTGTTCCCCGAGCGGCCCACCCCGGGCACCGAGCCGGCGCTGCAGGTGCGTGACCTGCACGTCCAAGGCGCCACCGGGCCGGTCTCGTTCACGGTGAACGCCGGTGAGATCGTTGGCCTGGCAGGACTTGTCGGTGCCGGTCGCACCGAACTGCTGGAAGCGATCTTCGGCGCCCGCACGAGTACCGCGGGAACGATCACGGTGCGGGGCAGGACCGTCAAGCGCAATCATCCCGCTGCGGCCATCAGCGCCGGCATGGCCATCGTGCCCGAAGACCGCAAGCTCTCCGGTGCCGTGCTCTCGATGAGCGTGCTGGACAACGGGACTCTGCCGCGGTTGTCGTCGTTCTCTCTGGCGGGCTGGCTGCGCGGCAAATCCCGCAGCAAAGCGGTATCGGATGTGATGTCTTCGGTGCGACTGCGCAGCCGCGGACTGGCCCAGGAGGTCGGCACGCTCTCGGGCGGCAATCAGCAGAAAGTGGTGCTGGCGCGTTGGCTCACCGGCGACGTCGCGGTGCTGCTTCTCGACGAACCGACCCGCGGGGTCGATGTTGGAGCCCGCAGCGAGATCTACCGCATAGTCACCGAATTCGCGGCCCAGGGGATGGCGGTGCTGATGGCGTCGTCGGACATGCCCGAGGTCGTCGGGCTGTCTCACCGGGCATTCGTGATGCGGGGCGGCACCTTGGTCGGCGAGCTCGACCGCGACGCCCTTGATCATCCCGAGGTTCAGGAGTCGGTGTTCCGCCTGGCGACCGCACTCGACGGTGGATCTGAACCCATGACGCAGCAGGAGGCACCATGA
- a CDS encoding ABC transporter permease, whose product MTTEVDEDRQPPGPSKAPTVTSPVTGEPVKLFSKQWFSAMLLRYSMVIVVLLVIAYFSYRSARFATPENLVTILVAAAPFALIALGQTLVILTGGIDLSVGSVIAVSAMAGAATAKANPGQVWMTVTVAMAVGLAFGCINGVLVSRINVPPFIATLGTMTAGSGVAYVIGGGAPINGLPAEFGSIANTKILGLQIPVLLMIIGIIALAIIMKRTSYGMRVYAVGGNRNAAELAGINAKNVLFSVYAFSGLLAGLSGVMLASRVISGPPNLGQGYELDAIAAVVIGGASLMGGRGSIWGTTLGLFMIMTLNNGLDILVVPAYWQDVIKGLLIVSAVAVDVWSSRRRT is encoded by the coding sequence ATGACGACCGAGGTCGACGAAGACCGGCAGCCACCGGGGCCGTCCAAGGCCCCGACGGTGACGTCGCCGGTCACCGGCGAGCCGGTGAAACTCTTTTCCAAGCAGTGGTTCTCAGCGATGTTGCTGCGCTACTCGATGGTGATCGTCGTGTTGCTGGTGATCGCCTACTTCAGCTACCGCAGTGCGCGATTCGCGACACCGGAGAATCTCGTCACCATCCTGGTCGCGGCGGCGCCGTTCGCGCTGATCGCCCTGGGGCAGACGCTGGTGATCCTCACCGGCGGAATCGACCTGTCAGTGGGCAGTGTGATCGCGGTGTCGGCGATGGCCGGAGCGGCGACAGCCAAGGCCAATCCGGGACAGGTCTGGATGACGGTCACCGTCGCGATGGCCGTCGGGCTCGCGTTCGGCTGCATCAACGGTGTCCTGGTGTCGCGGATCAACGTCCCGCCGTTCATCGCGACGCTGGGTACCATGACCGCAGGTTCCGGTGTGGCCTACGTCATCGGTGGTGGCGCACCGATCAACGGCCTTCCCGCCGAGTTCGGATCGATCGCCAACACCAAGATCCTCGGACTGCAGATTCCGGTGCTGTTGATGATCATCGGCATCATCGCGCTCGCCATCATCATGAAGCGCACCTCGTACGGCATGCGCGTATACGCCGTCGGCGGCAACCGCAACGCCGCCGAACTTGCCGGCATCAACGCAAAGAATGTGTTGTTCAGCGTCTACGCGTTCTCTGGTCTACTCGCCGGGCTCTCCGGTGTGATGCTGGCCTCCCGTGTCATCTCCGGTCCGCCGAACTTGGGACAGGGGTACGAACTGGACGCGATCGCCGCGGTGGTCATCGGCGGCGCCAGTCTCATGGGCGGGCGCGGAAGCATCTGGGGCACCACGCTGGGGCTGTTCATGATCATGACGCTGAACAACGGCCTCGACATCCTCGTGGTGCCCGCGTACTGGCAGGACGTCATCAAGGGCCTGTTGATCGTCTCCGCGGTCGCGGTGGACGTGTGGTCATCCAGGAGGCGCACCTGA
- a CDS encoding substrate-binding domain-containing protein — protein MRLTTRIAAIASVGALSLGLTACGAGDTAANGDTTRIGVSVYDMSSFITAGKEGMEAYAKDNNIELIWNSANLDVSTQANQVDSMVNQGVDAIIVVPIQADSLGPQVATAKAKGIPLVAVNAALNNPDVAGSVQPDDVAAGAQQMQMMADHLGGRGNIVILQGPLGQSGEIDRTRGIEQVLANYPEIRVLAKDTANWKRDEAVNKMKNWISGFGNQIDAVVAENDDMGLGALQALKESGRSDVPVVGIDGIEDGLNAVKSGEFIGTSLQNGTVELAAGLAVANALALGEEVNTEPVYVMPAITKDNVDVAIQHVVTERQQFLDGLSDLTKKNLETGDIAYEGIPGQTQP, from the coding sequence ATGAGACTCACCACCAGAATCGCGGCGATCGCCTCGGTAGGCGCCCTCAGCCTCGGGCTGACCGCCTGCGGCGCGGGTGACACCGCGGCCAACGGCGACACCACCCGCATCGGTGTGTCGGTGTACGACATGAGCTCGTTCATCACCGCGGGCAAGGAAGGCATGGAGGCCTACGCCAAGGACAACAACATCGAGTTGATCTGGAACTCGGCCAACCTCGACGTCTCCACCCAAGCCAACCAGGTCGACTCGATGGTCAATCAGGGTGTCGACGCGATCATCGTGGTTCCGATCCAGGCGGACTCACTGGGCCCGCAGGTCGCCACCGCCAAGGCCAAGGGCATCCCACTGGTCGCGGTGAACGCCGCGCTGAACAACCCTGACGTCGCGGGCAGCGTGCAGCCCGATGACGTGGCCGCCGGCGCCCAACAGATGCAGATGATGGCCGATCACCTGGGTGGCCGCGGCAACATCGTGATCCTGCAGGGACCGCTGGGCCAATCCGGTGAGATCGACCGCACCAGGGGCATCGAGCAGGTGCTGGCTAACTACCCGGAGATCAGGGTGCTGGCCAAGGACACCGCGAACTGGAAGCGCGATGAGGCGGTCAACAAGATGAAGAACTGGATCTCCGGATTCGGTAACCAGATCGACGCCGTCGTCGCCGAGAACGACGACATGGGCCTGGGTGCGCTGCAGGCGCTCAAGGAGTCCGGCCGCAGCGATGTGCCGGTCGTCGGCATCGACGGCATCGAGGACGGCCTCAATGCGGTCAAGAGCGGTGAATTCATCGGCACGTCACTGCAGAACGGCACCGTCGAGCTGGCGGCCGGCCTCGCCGTGGCCAACGCGCTGGCACTGGGCGAGGAGGTCAACACCGAGCCGGTGTACGTCATGCCCGCCATCACCAAGGACAACGTCGACGTCGCGATCCAGCACGTGGTCACTGAGCGACAGCAGTTCCTCGACGGGTTGTCGGACCTGACGAAGAAGAACCTCGAGACCGGCGACATCGCCTACGAGGGAATTCCGGGGCAGACCCAGCCCTGA